The genomic region TCTGCCGGTGTCAACAGTTACTGTTTGATGACCGTCATTTACTCGTGTTCGAGTTTGGAATAAGTTTTAGGTGTACTCGGCTTCGGCGATgttgcgcttgtttgttggttgtGATAAAAAAATGGTGCTTCACCACGCTCTTAATGGTAGCATTCACCCATTTATCGTCGTTTGCATCGATTTTAGTCATTATTTTGTCACCCACCCTCAAGGCAGGCAGGTTGCTCGTGTATTTGACGTATTGTTGCTTTGCTGAGAGTCTGTTTTGCTCTATTTTATTCCTTACTTGGTCTGGAACTTTTGGGTAGTATTCAGTGTGTGAACAAGGAACGCCGCTTCGGGTCGAACGAGAGAAAAATcgttttgcttttgaaaaactggTTTTGTTTGGTGTATTTCTCCACTCCTGAAGTGCTTTGTACAAATCTGTTCTGGAATCTGCTGATATTTTTTGCCGTTGCCTTGTTGGTGTTTTGGGCTTAAGTGAGTAAGAATGAATTCCCAATCCTTTCAGAACCTTTTAAACTCCTCTGACGTAAACATCGTTGCGCCATCCGTCACACATTGTATGGGAGTCCCATGGCGAGagaaatttcttttacaaattaTGATGGCAGCGTTCGATGAAAGATCACGCAGTCTGTCTATTTCAAAGAAATCCTAGAAATGATCGGCTGTTATGAAACACGTTGAAAAGGATATTTGGGTACCTTGCCCGACTTCATTGTGGATTTCGTTGGTTGGGAGCGAACTTTAGACAAGTTTCGGAGTTTTCGATACGATTTGACAATTGATAATTGATGCCGGGCCAGTAAACTGTTCCCTGCAACTGTTTCCCAAACTGTAACTGATAAATCGTCGCGACTGCCCCAAAAAATCTTCAGCTCGTTCGGCAGCTGATGCCGTCGCTCGTCCAGCCAATTTTTATCACTTTGATGAGCTTTGTCAGGatgatttcgttttttgtttccgCTGTTATGCGTGCCAAACGTTCGTCACTTACACATAGGTTTTTGACCGGATTTATTTCGTCgagtttgaaaaagaaattgtctTCATTCTGCTTCAACTGATAGATCTCATATTGGCGTTTGATTTCGCTTTCGTTTGCCGGTGCTCTTGAGAGAAAATCTGCAATGTgcatttcttttccttttacatatttaatatttaggtTGTATCTTTAAAGAAGAAGCACCATTACCTGCAATCGCTTTGGGATATCAGAAAGTTGACTCCTTGTAACGATTCATATTCAGGCCGATGGTTTCTGGCGGTTTCTACTATCACATCCTTTTTGCTGCATATATACTGATCGAACTTACGCCATGCGAATTCTATGCTCAGAAGCTCTTTTTCCATTTGAGCATACTTTCGCTGTGTTTTTGTCAAAACTCTAGAAGCATATGCCACCGGTAGATTAACCTGTACTAAGCATGCCCCAAGTGCATGATCAGATGCATCGGCTTGTATTGTGACTGGTTTATTGGTATCGAAGTACATTAAAACCGGAGTACTTGTAATGTCTGACTTTAATCTTTGAAAATCGAGCGATAATTTTCGTAAATTGCATGCTTTCTCCGATAAGTTTGGTATGAATTTTGATAGATAAGTCACCTAATCCAAAAATTTGGATAGGCTTTCTGCGTCCTTT from Anastrepha obliqua isolate idAnaObli1 chromosome 2, idAnaObli1_1.0, whole genome shotgun sequence harbors:
- the LOC129236772 gene encoding uncharacterized protein LOC129236772; the encoded protein is MYFDTNKPVTIQADASDHALGACLVQVNLPVAYASRVLTKTQRKYAQMEKELLSIEFAWRKFDQYICSKKDVIVETARNHRPEYESLQGVNFLISQSDCRAPANESEIKRQYEIYQLKQNEDNFFFKLDEINPVKNLCVSDERLARITAETKNEIILTKLIKVIKIGWTSDGISCRTS